A stretch of the Actinomycetota bacterium genome encodes the following:
- a CDS encoding flavin reductase, translating into MNTKALQKISYGMYVIGSKSGERLNGQIANTVIQTTSEPPNIAICINKQNLTHEFIEVSGVFSASVLSEETPMPFIGHFGFKSGRDLDKFEGVNYRAGETGVPIVLDNATAFIEAEVVGAMDAVSHTMFLGRVIDCDLLAEGKPMTYAFYHEVKRGKSPKAAPTYIKE; encoded by the coding sequence GTGAACACTAAAGCGCTGCAAAAAATCAGTTACGGCATGTATGTCATAGGGTCGAAGAGCGGAGAGCGGCTCAACGGACAAATCGCAAACACCGTCATACAGACGACGTCGGAGCCGCCTAACATTGCGATCTGCATAAACAAGCAGAACCTCACGCACGAATTTATCGAAGTTAGCGGCGTGTTTTCGGCATCGGTCCTCTCAGAAGAAACACCGATGCCGTTTATCGGCCATTTCGGATTTAAATCGGGAAGGGATCTGGACAAATTCGAAGGGGTGAACTACCGCGCGGGAGAGACCGGCGTACCGATAGTTCTCGACAACGCCACAGCCTTTATCGAGGCGGAGGTTGTCGGCGCCATGGATGCCGTGAGCCACACGATGTTCCTCGGAAGAGTAATAGATTGCGATTTGCTTGCCGAAGGCAAGCCCATGACCTATGCTTTCTACCACGAAGTCAAACGCGGCAAGTCGCCCAAAGCCGCGCCGACCTATATCAAGGAATAG
- a CDS encoding HigA family addiction module antidote protein, whose amino-acid sequence MKKKLHSVHPGEVLLEEFLKPMGMSQNRLAINIGVPARRINEIVLGKRSITADTALRLARFFGTSAEFWLGLQAQYDLDVTTEALGERLEREVKKRADVG is encoded by the coding sequence ATGAAGAAAAAGCTACATTCAGTACATCCCGGTGAGGTCCTCTTAGAAGAGTTTCTCAAGCCTATGGGTATGAGCCAGAATAGGCTTGCCATAAATATCGGGGTACCAGCGAGAAGGATAAATGAGATTGTCCTCGGCAAGCGAAGCATTACCGCAGACACAGCGCTGAGGCTTGCCAGGTTCTTTGGCACCTCTGCTGAGTTCTGGCTCGGCTTGCAAGCTCAGTACGATCTCGATGTTACTACAGAAGCACTGGGTGAGAGGCTAGAGCGGGAAGTAAAGAAACGTGCTGATGTTGGATAG
- a CDS encoding rubredoxin has product MDKYECLVCGYVYNPEDGDPDSGVGAGTAFEDLPDDWVCPVCGADKDQFEKV; this is encoded by the coding sequence ATGGACAAGTACGAATGCCTGGTCTGCGGATACGTGTACAACCCGGAGGACGGCGACCCCGATTCGGGAGTCGGCGCCGGTACCGCGTTCGAGGACCTGCCCGATGATTGGGTCTGTCCGGTGTGCGGCGCCGACAAAGATCAGTTTGAAAAAGTCTAA
- a CDS encoding type II toxin-antitoxin system RelE/ParE family toxin produces MIKSFKDKETEKVYSREGSNKLPRNIQQVALRKLRMINNAKNLNDLRIPPANRLERLKGGREGQLSIRINDQWRICFRWRDADAYEIEITDYH; encoded by the coding sequence ATGATAAAATCATTCAAGGACAAAGAAACAGAAAAGGTCTATAGTCGCGAGGGCTCCAACAAGCTACCTCGAAATATTCAGCAGGTTGCTTTGCGAAAACTGCGGATGATAAATAACGCCAAGAACCTTAATGATTTGCGAATCCCACCGGCCAACAGATTAGAGAGGCTTAAAGGAGGCCGCGAAGGACAGTTAAGCATTAGAATCAACGATCAATGGCGTATCTGTTTTCGGTGGCGGGACGCAGATGCCTATGAAATCGAAATAACGGATTACCATTAA
- a CDS encoding ParB N-terminal domain-containing protein codes for MAKMLKVDNNFTPCPVDTGDELFPNGIFEFNITKMRQYIQKHPNDITLEESAVSDFFEGFSSINESHMDSVEISRPVIMAEISPGQYNLIDGNHRMEKARRMGIKSMLAYRLNVEQHMRFLTSKKAYTTYIEYWNSKLK; via the coding sequence TTGGCAAAAATGTTGAAAGTCGATAATAATTTCACTCCATGCCCCGTTGATACCGGAGATGAGCTGTTTCCAAATGGTATTTTCGAGTTTAATATCACAAAAATGCGCCAATATATTCAAAAACACCCCAACGACATAACTCTTGAAGAGTCAGCGGTAAGCGATTTCTTCGAAGGTTTTTCATCTATCAACGAGTCACATATGGATTCCGTTGAGATTTCTCGGCCTGTAATAATGGCAGAAATTTCTCCAGGGCAATATAACTTGATTGATGGCAATCACAGAATGGAAAAAGCGCGTAGGATGGGAATAAAAAGTATGCTAGCGTACAGACTCAATGTTGAGCAGCATATGAGATTCCTAACTTCCAAAAAGGCTTATACCACCTATATTGAATATTGGAACAGCAAACTGAAATAA